A stretch of Aedes aegypti strain LVP_AGWG chromosome 2, AaegL5.0 Primary Assembly, whole genome shotgun sequence DNA encodes these proteins:
- the LOC5571812 gene encoding cuticle protein: MFRLVVLSAVLAVAAAAPGAAIVASAPLAYQTYAAVPALVAQKEIAYEKSIIEEPTVAHVGNIEKKIPTGYSHQSFTQYHNKQVAEHVYAPAVKKTVVETPVEKTTYHAASVATPAITYAAAPVVAKTHYVEAAPALAYAAPIAKTHYVQAAPALAYGTAYDLPYAKAAYYSEYPTVYSAPAAVYAKY; encoded by the coding sequence ATGTTCAGATTGGTGGTGTTGTCTGCTGTTCTTGCCGTTGCCGCTGCCGCCCCAGGAGCCGCTATCGTAGCTTCAGCCCCATTGGCCTATCAGACGTATGCCGCAGTCCCAGCTTTAGTGGCCCAGAAGGAGATCGCTTACGAGAAGAGCATCATCGAGGAGCCAACCGTTGCCCACGTGGGAAACATTGAAAAGAAGATCCCAACCGGATACTCGCACCAGAGCTTCACCCAGTACCACAACAAGCAGGTCGCCGAACATGTGTATGCCCCAGCCGTGAAGAAGACTGTCGTCGAAACTCCTGTTGAGAAGACCACCTACCACGCTGCCTCGGTGGCCACTCCAGCCATCACCTATGCTGCTGCCCCAGTTGTGGCCAAGACCCACTACGTTGAAGCTGCCCCAGCTCTGGCCTATGCTGCTCCAATTGCCAAGACCCACTACGTCCAGGCCGCTCCAGCTCTGGCCTACGGAACCGCTTACGATCTCCCATACGCCAAGGCTGCCTACTACAGCGAATACCCAACCGTGTACAGTGCTCCGGCTGCCGTCTACGCCAAGTACTAA